Below is a genomic region from Astyanax mexicanus isolate ESR-SI-001 chromosome 25, AstMex3_surface, whole genome shotgun sequence.
TGGATGCTACCATGAAtttttgttcgtttgtttgtttaacattaATTCAGAACATTTTTCTGAACGTTACCTGTAACTTTGGTTCTTTAGAATGTTCAAGCTGGCAAATTTTATGGATGTTCTTAGAGCTTTTTTATTTATGGTTTTGAAACGTTCTGGTAACGTTGCTGCAACATTAATTCTATCAACGTTTTAAGTAGAAAACCTGGTTCCTTCTTTGGACGCTtccatggattttttttgtgttttctgaaCGTTACCTGTAACTTTGGTTCTTTAGAATGTTAAATCTGGCTAATTTTATGGGTGTACTtaccatttttaaatgttctggtaacgttGCTGCAACATTAATTGTATCAACGttttaggtgaaaaaaaaaaacagggttacttgTAACTTTGGTCctttagaatgttcaatctggCAAATTTTATGGATATTCTTTAGAACCTTTTAATTTAccgtttttaaacattctggtaacgttGCTGCAACATTAATTGTATCAAAAAACATGGTTCCTTCTTTGGATGCTACCATGGATTTTGTTTGTGTAAGATTAATTCAGAACATTTTTCTGAACGTTACTTGGAACTTtggtttttaaaatgttcaatctgtgtcagtgttttaagtaaaaaaaacatggttcttagaatgttcaatctggCAAGTTTTATGAAAGTTCTtagacctttttttatttatgtttttgaaacgttctggtaacattgctgcaacaATAATTGTATCAACATTTTAAGTAGAAAACATGGTTCCTTCTTTGGACgcttccatgatttttttttgtgtaacatTTAATTCAGAACGTTTTTCTAAACAGTTTTTGGAACTTTGGTTCTTTAGAATGTTCGATCTGGCAAATTTTATGGATGTTCTTAGAACCTTTTTATATTTGCAACATTAATTGCAATGTAGAAAACATGGTTTCTTCTTTGGACGCtaccatggattttttttttttgagtcaaattaatTCTTTAGGATGTTCAATCTGGCAACTTGGATGGATGTTCTtagaatcttttttattttattttatctggtAACGTTGCTGGAACATTAATTGTTTTAACGTTTtaggtgagaaaaaaaaaaaacatggttcctTCATTGGACACTAccatggatttatttatttttttgagtaaCATTAATTCAGAACATTTTTCTGAACGTTACTTGGAACTTtggttcttaaaatgtttaatctgGCAAGTTTTCTTGAAtgttttatttaacgtttttaaacgttctggtaacattgctgcaGCAGTAATTGTGTCAACGTTTTTAGTGGAAACATGGTCCCTTTTTTGGACGCTACCATTAATTTTTTGTGTAACATTAATTCAGAACATTTTTTCTGAAAGTTACCTGTAACTTTGGTTCTTTAGAATGTTTAACCTGGATGTTCTTAGGACTTTTTTATTTATCGTTTTTAAATAAAACGGTCTGGTAACGTTGCTGCAACATTAATTGTATCAACGTTTTAAGTAGAAACATGGTTCCTTCTTTGGACGCTAGCAAAAAAATTACAATGCTACCTTATTTGTCTTGCTGGGATTGTTATAAAAGAAAAGTTCTAATAACAGTGATGCAAGCTAATATTATGTCtagaagatttaaaaaaaaaagaaaaaaaaaggctttctTTTATTAGCTCCACACTTTAATCAGTTAACTTTAATTATCACCAGGGGGCGCTATAGAAAACTACAGCTTCACATCATTAATGCTATgtctattctattctaatttatttatttatttatttaccaatCTCTGGCAGGCAGATGTGTGTGTTACACTCTTCCTGTCCAGCAGGGGTCAGAGCAGGATCACAGCCATCACTATGGGTCAGGTCATCTCCTAAACACTGCACCTCCCGGACCCTGTAGCCGCCTTCGCAGGAACGAGAGCACTGATTGGATAAGAGAAAGATCTGTGAGAAAAAGACATTTATCATACTGCCCTTCAGCAGCGGAGTccagctcaacatgcttggaggagaacacgaaCCAGGAGTGGAGTatagctatccaaaagcagtgtgtaagactggtggagcagaaaaATGATAAATCATGTCCTGGAAGTTACGCACTTGCCCTCCCTGGCAAAAATTCGTAATTGGGTCTGTAGAATTGACTCTAACTCGACAATCTGCtccactgtgtgtttttttttattgtgtatatagtgtttatttgtgtgtgacaTACTGAACTCCAGTCGGTGGTGTACCACTGTGCTCCACAGCTCTTCAGAAGGCAGGGTTGTGAATTCGGGGGGCGGGAAAATTGGGAACAGTTCGCATCTGAAGTGACTTCCAATTGGCTGTTGCTGTGGAGAACACAGACCACACCCCTAGTCTGGGTACCATTGCCACACTCAGATGAGCACTGTAAAGAACACAAACACAGTATTGTGATTAAGATATAGAAGATAAACCTGTGTAAATTGTGAGATATTGATCCACACTTTTACATCACAGACCCGTAACGTCACACTGTTAGACAACCTGTGACCTGTAACACCGATTACTGTTACACCACTCTTTCACAACACTTTATGCTGTTACACAATAGTCCTGTAACACTTTGCTAATAGTTATAACTTTAAAATCGAATGCTATACACTGTTACATGTCAGTGCTGTAACAGAAATCTGTTTTTAGTCAATGGTGTAAcacttttcacagttttttttttcaattttaccaaattggaatataatcaggaagaggaagatggatgatcacaagccatcaaaccagcaaaccaaactgaactgcttgaatatttgcaccaggagtgcaaagcataaagttatccaaaagcagtgtgcaagactggtggaggaaaaatgccacattaaaaaaaaaaaacagggttattccaccaaatattgatttctgaactcttaaaacttgattatgaatatgaacttgctttctttgcattatttgaggttatttcagccatttctcattttttttgcaaataaatgctgtaaattacagtattttatttggaatttgggagaaatgtctgtagtttatagaataaaacaacagtgttaatttgactcaaacataaacctataaatagcaaaatcaaccGGTAACTCcttactgttacaccactgacctgcaaCACTTCAGACAAGTTAATTTAAAGGAATTTAAAGTACAGGAATTCAGTAAAACTACTGTTGTAAATGTATGTAGTTTTGGGTACCTGTCCCCAGGGTCCTGTGTACCACTCTGTTCGGTGTGTGCAGGCTCCCAGGTTACAGGGTGTTATTTCCCCTGGTTTATCTTCATCCTCACAGCCGTCCAGAGGAAGAGAAGCAGTCTGACCCATCATACACACCACTGACCTACTGCGACTGCCCTGACCACAGTCTGCAGAACACTACAGACACAAgacagactctttttttttttaaataccactGACTTTATCTTTATCTACATTCTGTACATCTTTACACTCTACAGACCCATCAAAAAAACGATGCATCCTTTTCTTCTTGCATGACTACGTGGTGCTTTCAAGGTAAAGTATCTACAATGATCCATAATGAATCCGCTATTTATTAGGCTCTTTCATGCTATTTCTACTTGAAAGGAATTGCATAGTTATTTTAGGTaatcaaatgattaatacaaaaaaaatctagaattaaTGTTGTTAGAGTGATATTAAAAGCAGCTGTAAGGAAAGCAGAAACAAagctttaatgctttaaaatattgtaatgtttaccgtattttctgcacttaaaatgctttagttTTGcctaaaatcatcagtgcgccttatgtatgaacgtTTGCACGTTTTTTGCACTGTGCCTACAGGATCCAGCAACTTCTAGTGATGTAAAATGACCGtgcatttgtcctgtgtgggcatccataCTTTGATTATGTCAGGAAAGCATGGCAACATTCTTGTTCACTTCGATATAGGCATCATTAGTCGTGTACAACAttaaaaggagggaaaaaaaaaaaaaattagccctCACACTACGAAAACTTAGTATGCTCTCTACACAGTTAGCaatgctaaaataatgttttatgatggGATTTTTTGTGAGAATAAAGTTGAATTGTTCGTCTAAGGTGGGAGCAGGCGAGTTTTGGCACAGGAAGGCAATGCCAGGCGAGTTACGCCACTATCTGGGCTTCGAGTATGCTTTATGCTAAAAAATCACTCAACTGATAAACACTGAAGATGAAGAATTTAACGGATTTGTGGAAaggaacaaactaaaaaaaaatcagtgtattgttttgtattttacgtCTTACAACTGAACAATCTTGAGTTCATCTTGTTTCACGTAATGTGCCTGAGTGTGCCGGAGAGAggctgagagtcttcagcacagtgatgcttttacaaaagtttggaggaaaatgaagtgtggatgaaAGTAGCAGATGGCTCTATAGGTAGACAGCATGGCCTTGAACACACTCCCAACAGTACGCATGCTTTAGAACATGGAATCGTACAAGCCTACTAGGAGGCCAAAGTGCGTTCCCATTACGCAAAATCTGTGCATGCTGTCAGCTCTGAATAGTTTTTTACCATTTGTAAATCAATTCAGCATCATCCACATCTGAACGAATCGAGATGCATCCAAAATCAATTATTTTTACCACCCCTACATTAGATATTAATAATTAAAGTATGTAATTAATGTGTAATGTAAACTCACCCGGTCACTCCAGTGTGTGTAGAACCAGCTCTGAGTGCAGGTCCCCATGTCACAGTTCTCCAGGTGCTGGGGGCGCATGGGTACGTTACACTCTTCATCGGACGCCACATCACCCAGGTTATCCACGCACACCACCTCCCTACTGCGCTGACCCACGCCGCACGGTACCGAACACTAGCCGAGAAAGAGAACACTCAGCACTAACCTGTAGCACTCTATACTATTACACCAGAGACCCATAACACTTCATATTGTTACATCACTGACCAGTAACACTTTACATTGTTACACCATAACCTCATAAAACACTACTTTTGTTACACAACTGACTTGTAAAACTCCACACATTTTACACTGTTACACAACAGACTCTCCGCACCCCACACTGTTACTCCCTTGACCTGTAACTTTCCATACTGCGACACCATTGACACATAATACTCTTCACGGTTACACCATAAACCCATGAAACTCTTACTGTTACACCATTGACTCATAAAACAGACCTGTAACTCTCTccacactctacactgttacaccattgACATGTAACACTCCATACGGCGACACCATTGACCCTGACACATAATACTCTTCACTGTTATGGCATAAACCCATGAAACTCTTACTGTTGCAACACTGACTCATTAAAATAGACCTGTAACTCTCTccacactctacactgttacaccattgACCAATAACACTCCATACGGCGACACCATTGACCCTGACACATAATACTCTTCACTGTTACACCATAAACCCATGAAACTCttactgttacaacactgacTCATAAAACAGACCTGTTACATTCTccacactctacactgttacaccattgACCAATAACACTCCATAATGCGACACCATTGACCTGTAACAATCCACACCGCTACAGTACGTACAGAAACATCTTCAAGCGGAATTTAGAGAATTTTTATTTACAATCTTATCTCTTAAACACACACCTGACTCCACTCCGAGCGGATCTGCCACTGACTGCAGATCTTCAGCTGGCATGAGGTCATCGTCTCTGGCATCTCCGTGTGATCACACAGCGCCGTCACCACGGTGACCGTGCTGTTGGTGTGTCGGTGTCCTCGGGTCTGGCGGCAAAGGACTTGCCGGTACTGCGTGCCCAGACCACACGTCTTACTGCACTCTGACCATTCCCCTACATCCCaactacacacacaatacacacacacacaaacacacacacagttcaagtCATGATAAATTTAATGATGGGTATAATGCACACCCTAGGGTCACACCTCAGGGGGTGGTCACTCACAAGGCTGGACAAAGCTGTAATTGGCAGTCCTCTTCTTGGGGGGCGGGGCGAGGGGTGTGGCTACAGTGTTCTGCTGGCACAGTGGTTTGAGTGGAGCTCTCCACACAGCTGAACAACACCTGGCGCctgcctaacacacacacacacacacacaccaaatttAAATTGGTAGTTTACCTCTTGAAAGGTCCCCAAACTGAACCCTGTGGGACCTCAAAATAGATATTAAACTAACCAGTTACCAAATCAGCTACAGTTAATTAAACATATCAATTAATATCTGAATAATAAACCTAGGGTTCTTTAGGGTAACTGCAAATTCAATTTAATACAATACAGTTGCAGGCAATTGCTTTATGGTTGAGGCATGCAAATCCTTGGATGCTAATTGGTGTACATAAACTTTTGAAAAATTACCATTACCATAAGGCACACCGCATTATGAAgcacattatcaataaacgtctattttatggtctatttttttatacataaggggcaccggattataaggcttattatgcaaaactagtaaggaacaggggtgtcgccatgttttccttctaattcagcaggtcttgcccctggtggtggtggtgggtggtaactaagttaagtaaagttaagctgaTGTTAATGTGtctgatgttaatctacacagatttctcttctgaaaactgtttatttgggtgagtaaagtgcttctgctTATCTACAGTaaggctagccacagttagcgctagttccggtaagccagggcgatattagctagcagttcatcccacgtaacATGTTTTAACATCGTAAATATGCAGGCTagagtccaataatactcacctctgaacggtgaaaaaactacagctagtgcttagcgcagttagcagctaatgctaatgctgctccagcagtgctgtccGGGGTtggcaacaggctacaggctgataatgcttacctctgaacagcaagagagatagcgcttagcacagttagcggttaatgctagagaactaaactgaaactcctgtataacactgtactccactataaggcacactgattattttgggggaaattaaaggattttagtgtgccttacagtgcgaaaaatacggtacctgttagctacattagcattacaATAAAAGTAAAAGGTAAACATTTGTACGGTTACCATGGACCACAACTGCAATACAATCCCCTGATCTGATGATACAAATCTGAATAATACTTAATATAGAAGTCAAAGAGCAGAGAATGAAACTAAGTTTAAAATCTAGTTTAGAATCACTTCTTTTTATTATAAACTTTAATGGACTTCCCTTTTCTGCTATCCCCTACCTGTCCCACAGGTGGCGCTGCAGGGAGTGGTTTTCTTGGCAACCCAGCTATAACGGGGGAGTGGTCCAGGGGTTGTGGGGTCAGATGACACCTCATTAGTGTGGGCTCTGCCCACTACCTCATTAGAATTGGCCCCACCCACTTGGTTTGGGGTCCTGTCATTGTTCCCCAGTCCGTCACTGTCTTCTGACCAATGGAGAAAGAATGATTAGATACAGAAATCAGCTCGTATTTAAGAACGTATATTATTGCTATCAGTAGTGTAACACAGTGTTACAGTTCTGTTTGGGTGTTACCTACCCAGAGGCAATATTCCTGATGAACTACGAGTTTCGGGGAGGGTGTTGATGTGGTTTTCTTTGGGCAAAATATATTCGTAATACACTGTTATATTCGGCTGCTGATATATAACCTGAAAAGGACAGAAAACATATTATTTAACCTTCCAGCAATTATGAATCACGGCATAATAACCTGCAatgaattgttttatttatatttttatgccaggtggttgctaaggcatttcAAGATGGTTGGTCATGCCAGTTGGTTTTAATGGTACAGTCACATTCCCTGTCCTTGTCTCAGTAAGGCGACAATAAGGTCTCACATAGAGATGGAGCTCCTGATTGGTTGGTCCCGGAGCAGTGATGGACTCTCCGGCTCTGCTGCGGATCTCATTGGGTCGTTTATAGGTCAGTACAGTTCCAGCAGCATGGAACCGCCCCGGTCTGTCAATCACCCACGCCCCATTTATTACCGGCTCACCACTGGAGGTCCTCAGAGctgagaaaacgagagagagagagagagagagagagagagagagagagagagagagagagagagagagagagaaagaaaagaggtagaaacagtaaaggaggggaaaaaatacAAGAGAATGTGAAATTTTTCACTAAAAGAAAAGTAGAATTTGATATAGAATTTCAAgtaggatttcattttccagcaggacttggcacactgcccacactgccagttgatcttgtataatattaaaattttgtgacactgatttttttaaatattttttttttatttgctgtagccataatcatcaacaataaaataccaaaagaaaagaaaagaaagccacgaaaaaaaggaaaaggccTCAAAACCAAAAGGCTCACAAAAAGAAGCAAAGAGATCTAAAAAGAAAgccataaaaaaagatataaaagatctcaaaagaaagcaaaaagtaGAGTTTTGAGTTTGGttatgttttagtttggtttatttgaagctgaAAGCTGTCTTTGGTTTGTACGTGCCATTTTgaggcatttcctttgttctgtttcccgcctttttttgtgCACTGCTTCAGGGTTTTGTTTTAACAGAGTCTCGTAGTACTGGATGTTGTTGATGCCACTAGAGCGTGAACTTTAAGGGAAAGTGTGCAGGGTGTAAGCAGTGATTTGGGGCGGGTCCAAAAAACGGATAAATTGTCCTTAATGGAGTCAGATTAGTCCCTGGCCATGTAGCACCATCTTGTGCAAAGAACCTACTACACCTAAATCTGTCTGGATTAACATTTATTAACTATTTACCCAAGTAGTTCCTGGTTTTTCCAAGCTCCTGGATTCTGATTCGCTGAGCTCTGACAGGAAGTTCCAGGAGTTTGTGGTAGCCACTAGAGAGAAGCGAACGAGAGACTGTTCCATTTCTGAGATCACATGACGTCCCGTCACctgaacacacaccacacacatcctGCTGATGTTCGtcacactcctgcaacacacacatatacaggggttggacaataaaa
It encodes:
- the adamtsl7 gene encoding thrombospondin type-1 domain-containing protein 4 isoform X1 — its product is MFGGFSLLMALQQQAVWSFSFRRIQTLIQIFLLLSLLSPPSQPLPQHSHSSTTPTQECDEHQQDVCGVCSGDGTSCDLRNGTVSRSLLSSGYHKLLELPVRAQRIRIQELGKTRNYLALRTSSGEPVINGAWVIDRPGRFHAAGTVLTYKRPNEIRSRAGESITAPGPTNQELHLYVIYQQPNITVYYEYILPKENHINTLPETRSSSGILPLEDSDGLGNNDRTPNQVGGANSNEVVGRAHTNEVSSDPTTPGPLPRYSWVAKKTTPCSATCGTGRRQVLFSCVESSTQTTVPAEHCSHTPRPAPQEEDCQLQLCPAFWDVGEWSECSKTCGLGTQYRQVLCRQTRGHRHTNSTVTVVTALCDHTEMPETMTSCQLKICSQWQIRSEWSQCSVPCGVGQRSREVVCVDNLGDVASDEECNVPMRPQHLENCDMGTCTQSWFYTHWSDRCSADCGQGSRSRSVVCMMGQTASLPLDGCEDEDKPGEITPCNLGACTHRTEWYTGPWGQCSSECGNGTQTRGVVCVLHSNSQLEVTSDANCSQFSRPPNSQPCLLKSCGAQWYTTDWSSCSRSCEGGYRVREVQCLGDDLTHSDGCDPALTPAGQEECNTHICLPEIDQSCRDVYFNCVLVVEARLCVYSYYQDVCCTSCSRVFRKKETVRTLR
- the adamtsl7 gene encoding thrombospondin type-1 domain-containing protein 4 isoform X2, translating into MFGGFSLLMALQQQAVWSFSFRRIQTLIQIFLLLSLLSPPSQPLPQHSHSSTTPTQECDEHQQDVCGVCSGDGTSCDLRNGTVSRSLLSSGYHKLLELPVRAQRIRIQELGKTRNYLALRTSSGEPVINGAWVIDRPGRFHAAGTVLTYKRPNEIRSRAGESITAPGPTNQELHLYVIYQQPNITVYYEYILPKENHINTLPETRSSSGILPLDSDGLGNNDRTPNQVGGANSNEVVGRAHTNEVSSDPTTPGPLPRYSWVAKKTTPCSATCGTGRRQVLFSCVESSTQTTVPAEHCSHTPRPAPQEEDCQLQLCPAFWDVGEWSECSKTCGLGTQYRQVLCRQTRGHRHTNSTVTVVTALCDHTEMPETMTSCQLKICSQWQIRSEWSQCSVPCGVGQRSREVVCVDNLGDVASDEECNVPMRPQHLENCDMGTCTQSWFYTHWSDRCSADCGQGSRSRSVVCMMGQTASLPLDGCEDEDKPGEITPCNLGACTHRTEWYTGPWGQCSSECGNGTQTRGVVCVLHSNSQLEVTSDANCSQFSRPPNSQPCLLKSCGAQWYTTDWSSCSRSCEGGYRVREVQCLGDDLTHSDGCDPALTPAGQEECNTHICLPEIDQSCRDVYFNCVLVVEARLCVYSYYQDVCCTSCSRVFRKKETVRTLR